In one Sphingomonas sp. AP4-R1 genomic region, the following are encoded:
- a CDS encoding DNA-3-methyladenine glycosylase I codes for MDDKHRCGWAGSNPLMQQYHDTEWGVPVHDSRMLWETLMLEGFQAGLSWEIILRKREGFRAAFVGFDPKKVARFGEQDIERLMADPGIVRARAKILATIRGAQIFNEMADRGEDFAAYCWSFTGKPIEGSINDAQTPLSAAISKDLKARGFKFVGPTIVYAWMQAVGITNDHVPACFRKAEIADQANSR; via the coding sequence ATGGATGACAAGCATCGCTGCGGATGGGCGGGGTCGAACCCACTCATGCAACAGTATCACGATACCGAATGGGGCGTGCCCGTGCACGACTCCCGGATGTTGTGGGAAACGCTGATGCTCGAAGGTTTCCAGGCTGGGCTCTCCTGGGAGATTATCCTGCGCAAGCGGGAGGGGTTTCGCGCGGCGTTCGTCGGTTTTGATCCGAAGAAGGTCGCCCGGTTCGGTGAGCAGGACATCGAGCGCCTGATGGCCGATCCGGGCATCGTGCGTGCCAGAGCCAAGATCTTGGCCACGATCAGGGGCGCGCAGATCTTCAACGAAATGGCCGATCGGGGTGAGGATTTCGCGGCCTATTGCTGGTCGTTCACGGGCAAACCGATCGAGGGCAGCATCAACGATGCGCAGACCCCGCTATCGGCGGCCATCTCCAAGGATCTGAAGGCACGAGGTTTCAAGTTTGTCGGCCCGACGATTGTCTATGCTTGGATGCAGGCCGTGGGCATCACCAATGACCATGTCCCGGCCTGCTTCCGGAAGGCAGAGATCGCGGACCAAGCGAACTCTCGTTAG
- a CDS encoding VOC family protein encodes MLDHVFLSVSDLDRSIAFYTAALTPLGITQRVDYDGKDGPPGHPDLKGFGKNNRIFFWLRPGIVEGRAAHVGFVAASQAEVDAAYAAAIAAGATDQGPPGARLHYDPRYYAASVLDPDGYSLEFTYKSWQH; translated from the coding sequence ATGCTCGATCACGTCTTCCTGTCGGTCAGCGACCTCGATCGCTCGATCGCCTTCTACACCGCCGCCCTGACACCGCTCGGGATCACCCAGCGGGTCGATTATGATGGAAAGGATGGTCCTCCCGGACATCCCGACCTGAAAGGCTTCGGCAAGAACAACCGCATCTTCTTCTGGCTGCGGCCGGGCATCGTCGAGGGCCGTGCCGCCCATGTCGGCTTCGTCGCCGCTTCGCAGGCCGAGGTGGATGCGGCCTATGCCGCTGCCATCGCCGCCGGAGCGACCGATCAGGGGCCGCCTGGCGCCCGGCTCCACTACGACCCCCGCTACTATGCCGCGAGCGTGCTGGATCCCGACGGATACAGCCTCGAATTCACCTACAAGAGTTGGCAGCACTGA
- a CDS encoding MBL fold metallo-hydrolase: MSGGIPHRLMGAAAIVAVVAGSAATIAIPSPATAAAPAVGGQAPGYYRMHVGKFEVTALLDGTHPFQAEKFAIGAKPGQVNALLADQALPSPFEGMINAFLVNMGDKLVLIDTGAGNLYGKDGGGLVSAIKAAGYSPDQVDDIFITHLHEDHAGGLMLDGKPVFANAIVHVSKRDADFWLDDRNQSKVGPLLKPFFPAIQKVVAPYVAAGRFRPFVGDSPLLPGIIPIPAPGHTPGHTYYLLQDGGQSILFWGDTVHMLPVQLPDPKIAIEYDWNVPMAIAAREKALALATRNGWWVAGAHISFPGIGHVRAAGVGSYRWVPANYSLNR, encoded by the coding sequence GTGAGCGGCGGCATTCCCCACCGGCTGATGGGGGCGGCGGCGATCGTCGCCGTGGTGGCCGGCTCTGCCGCGACGATCGCAATTCCGTCGCCCGCGACCGCTGCGGCACCGGCTGTCGGCGGGCAGGCGCCGGGCTATTACCGGATGCACGTCGGCAAATTCGAGGTGACAGCGCTCCTCGACGGCACGCACCCGTTCCAGGCCGAGAAATTCGCGATCGGTGCCAAGCCTGGTCAGGTGAATGCGCTGCTGGCCGACCAGGCCCTCCCTTCGCCCTTCGAGGGCATGATCAATGCCTTTCTCGTCAACATGGGCGACAAGCTGGTGCTGATCGATACTGGCGCCGGCAATCTCTACGGCAAGGATGGCGGCGGATTGGTCAGCGCGATCAAGGCGGCCGGGTATTCCCCCGATCAGGTCGACGACATCTTCATCACGCATCTGCACGAGGATCATGCCGGTGGGCTGATGCTGGACGGCAAGCCCGTCTTCGCCAATGCCATCGTTCATGTGTCGAAGCGCGATGCTGATTTCTGGCTGGACGACCGCAACCAGTCGAAGGTTGGCCCGCTGCTCAAGCCATTCTTCCCGGCGATCCAGAAGGTTGTCGCGCCCTATGTCGCGGCCGGACGTTTCCGGCCGTTCGTCGGCGACTCCCCGCTACTCCCGGGCATAATCCCGATCCCCGCGCCAGGGCACACGCCGGGACATACCTATTATCTTCTGCAGGACGGCGGCCAATCGATCCTGTTCTGGGGAGATACCGTCCATATGTTGCCGGTTCAGCTGCCTGATCCGAAGATCGCGATCGAATATGACTGGAATGTGCCGATGGCGATCGCCGCACGCGAAAAGGCGCTGGCGCTCGCGACACGAAACGGCTGGTGGGTCGCTGGCGCCCATATCTCGTTTCCAGGCATCGGCCATGTTCGCGCAGCAGGCGTCGGCTCCTATCGCTGGGTGCCCGCTAATTACTCCCTGAACCGCTGA
- a CDS encoding nuclear transport factor 2 family protein, whose translation MLKTHETNHSSDPADKLAAIETLYRFAAGIDLRDYDLLASAFAPDAVSDFRPAAAKAGFEYPVLHGRDTIVEALSGSLKSLDTTHSVSNPRVIIDGETARLDALVEAQHVPTGDPSRRYLMKNRYDVELVRLNGAWVIQRVTIDNVWRSGDPTVLAVI comes from the coding sequence ATGTTGAAGACCCACGAGACAAACCATTCCAGTGATCCGGCGGACAAACTGGCCGCGATTGAAACCCTGTACCGCTTCGCAGCCGGCATCGATCTGCGAGACTATGACCTGCTCGCATCAGCCTTCGCACCTGATGCAGTGTCCGACTTCAGGCCGGCGGCCGCCAAGGCGGGTTTCGAATACCCGGTGCTTCACGGGCGGGACACCATCGTCGAGGCGTTGAGCGGCTCGCTCAAGTCGCTCGACACGACCCATTCGGTCAGCAATCCCCGCGTGATCATCGATGGCGAGACCGCCCGTCTCGACGCGCTGGTGGAAGCGCAACACGTGCCGACGGGCGACCCGTCGCGGCGCTATCTCATGAAGAACCGCTACGACGTCGAGTTGGTGCGCCTGAATGGCGCGTGGGTGATCCAACGGGTGACCATCGACAATGTGTGGCGGTCCGGCGACCCGACCGTGCTCGCCGTCATCTGA
- a CDS encoding LysR family transcriptional regulator, with product MADRFSPLQLFTRVVELGNFTRAAHEAGLGQPAVSKQMAALEARLGTRLLDRSSRGLRPTAAGLDLYHSATRLMSDLDEAEARVRDGAAEPSGLVRVATPPALGRMYIIPRLAAFFAQFPRIEIEFISGQRLVDLVRDGVDVALRVGELGSSNLVARKIGDMRMITVAAPDYLAAHGTPTSLRDLFQHKLIAAQTDGRIVEWRFKGNEGTISIMPSSALRSNDGEDLRASVLAGLGILHGPGALFHDDLEQGRVVRILDHYTADVSPIHLVSSGGHKLPHRVRVFMDFLAATFATEPGLQML from the coding sequence ATGGCCGATCGCTTTTCTCCCTTGCAGTTGTTCACCCGCGTCGTCGAGCTGGGCAATTTCACGCGCGCGGCCCACGAGGCAGGACTTGGCCAGCCAGCGGTGAGCAAGCAGATGGCGGCCCTCGAGGCGCGCCTGGGAACGCGGTTGCTGGACCGTTCGTCGCGAGGCCTCCGGCCGACCGCCGCAGGCCTCGACCTCTATCATTCGGCAACGCGCCTGATGAGCGATCTCGACGAGGCGGAAGCCCGCGTCCGTGACGGCGCCGCCGAACCGTCTGGCCTGGTGCGCGTCGCCACGCCGCCAGCGCTGGGTCGTATGTATATCATCCCGAGGCTCGCTGCGTTCTTCGCGCAGTTTCCCAGGATCGAGATCGAGTTCATCAGTGGCCAGCGCTTGGTCGATCTGGTCAGGGATGGGGTAGATGTCGCCCTGCGTGTCGGCGAACTCGGCTCGTCGAACCTCGTCGCCCGCAAGATCGGCGACATGAGAATGATCACCGTGGCGGCGCCGGACTATCTCGCCGCTCACGGCACCCCAACGAGCCTTCGAGATCTCTTCCAGCACAAGTTGATTGCAGCGCAGACGGACGGCCGGATCGTCGAATGGCGCTTCAAGGGTAATGAAGGCACGATCTCCATCATGCCCTCAAGCGCACTCCGATCGAACGACGGTGAGGATCTGCGGGCATCGGTCTTAGCCGGTCTCGGCATCCTTCACGGACCTGGCGCCCTGTTTCATGACGATCTCGAGCAAGGCAGGGTCGTCCGGATTCTCGATCACTATACGGCCGACGTCTCGCCCATCCATCTGGTCAGTTCAGGTGGCCACAAGCTGCCACACCGTGTCCGCGTTTTCATGGACTTCCTGGCAGCGACGTTCGCAACAGAGCCCGGCCTGCAGATGCTCTGA
- a CDS encoding IS110 family transposase codes for MGNVTTIGLDLAKNVFQVHGVDAEGVAVVRQRLTRGRMLKFFAKLPPCLVGIEACATSHYWARELVALGHDVKLMPAQYVKPYVKRSKNDAADAEAICEAVTRPTMRFVGIKSPEQQSAMMLHRVRLILNRQRTQLSNAMRAHLAEFGVAAPIGRNGIEQLLDVIADPADERVPSDARFCLEMLAAQLRIVKEQILENDRRILASARETELGRRLMEIPGVGPLLASAIVATVPDPAIFRSGRNLAAWIGLVPRQNSSGGKERLGGITKAGHQYLRQMLIVGAMAVVRFAERNGAKRPWLVQLLARRKTKVAAVALANKNARMIWAMMASGERYREPLVA; via the coding sequence ATGGGGAACGTCACGACGATAGGTCTCGATCTCGCGAAGAACGTATTCCAGGTGCACGGGGTCGACGCGGAGGGTGTTGCGGTGGTTCGCCAGCGCCTGACCCGTGGCCGCATGCTAAAGTTCTTCGCCAAGCTGCCGCCGTGCCTGGTTGGCATCGAGGCCTGCGCAACCTCGCATTACTGGGCACGCGAGCTGGTGGCGCTCGGGCATGACGTGAAACTCATGCCGGCGCAGTACGTGAAGCCGTACGTCAAGCGCAGCAAGAACGATGCAGCCGATGCCGAGGCGATCTGCGAGGCGGTGACCCGGCCGACGATGCGCTTTGTCGGCATCAAGTCGCCTGAGCAGCAGAGCGCGATGATGCTCCATCGTGTCCGCCTGATCCTGAACCGCCAACGGACGCAGCTGTCGAACGCGATGCGGGCGCATCTGGCCGAGTTCGGGGTTGCGGCGCCGATCGGCAGGAACGGCATCGAGCAGCTCCTCGACGTGATCGCCGATCCTGCCGACGAGCGGGTGCCGTCCGATGCGCGGTTTTGCCTGGAGATGCTGGCGGCTCAGCTGCGCATTGTGAAAGAGCAGATCCTGGAAAACGACCGCCGCATCTTGGCGAGCGCACGCGAGACCGAGCTTGGCCGTCGGCTGATGGAGATACCCGGCGTGGGGCCGCTGCTCGCCAGCGCCATCGTCGCCACCGTTCCCGATCCTGCGATCTTCCGCTCAGGCCGCAACCTCGCCGCGTGGATCGGCCTGGTGCCGCGGCAGAATTCCAGCGGCGGCAAGGAGCGGCTCGGCGGCATCACCAAGGCCGGCCATCAGTACCTGCGCCAGATGCTGATCGTCGGCGCCATGGCGGTGGTGCGCTTTGCCGAACGTAACGGCGCCAAGCGGCCGTGGCTTGTTCAGCTGCTCGCCCGCCGCAAGACCAAGGTCGCCGCGGTTGCGCTCGCCAACAAGAACGCGCGCATGATCTGGGCGATGATGGCCAGCGGTGAGCGGTATCGTGAGCCGCTGGTGGCATAA
- a CDS encoding alpha/beta fold hydrolase, producing the protein MIAQTNHTVRANGIRQNYIDAGAGAPIVLLHGFPETNYAWRHQIPVLGELYRIIAPDLRGYGETEKPAAGYDKRTMAKDLAALLDTLGIEKIALVGHDRGARVATRFAKDFPDRVDRLVVMDNVPTRIVARDLDARIAKAYWFFLFHLIPDLPETLIAGKEEPWLRWFFSDWTYDPAAITGEAFDTYVRAYRAPGAVRGAMADYRANAEDVAQDLADADVKIACPTLALWGENFGAVGEMFDMPKVWAEMADTLRAVPIARCGHLPHEERPEAVNALLLEFLSGWAG; encoded by the coding sequence ATGATCGCCCAGACCAACCACACCGTTCGCGCCAATGGCATCCGTCAGAATTATATCGATGCCGGCGCGGGTGCTCCCATCGTGCTGCTCCATGGCTTTCCCGAAACCAATTATGCATGGCGACATCAGATCCCCGTGCTGGGGGAGCTTTATCGCATCATCGCGCCGGACCTGCGCGGCTATGGCGAGACCGAGAAGCCGGCGGCCGGCTATGACAAGAGGACGATGGCGAAGGATCTCGCCGCGCTGCTGGATACGCTCGGCATCGAGAAGATCGCCCTGGTCGGGCACGATCGCGGCGCGCGTGTCGCAACGCGCTTCGCCAAGGATTTTCCTGACCGGGTGGATCGGCTGGTCGTGATGGACAATGTGCCGACGCGGATCGTCGCGCGCGATTTGGATGCGCGCATCGCCAAGGCCTATTGGTTCTTCCTGTTCCATCTGATCCCCGATCTTCCCGAAACGTTGATCGCCGGGAAGGAAGAGCCGTGGCTGCGCTGGTTCTTTTCCGACTGGACCTATGACCCGGCCGCGATCACCGGCGAGGCGTTCGACACTTATGTGCGCGCCTACCGCGCGCCCGGGGCCGTGCGGGGAGCGATGGCCGATTATCGCGCCAATGCAGAGGATGTCGCGCAGGATCTGGCCGATGCCGACGTGAAGATCGCCTGCCCGACGCTCGCGCTGTGGGGCGAGAATTTCGGCGCGGTCGGCGAGATGTTCGACATGCCCAAGGTCTGGGCGGAAATGGCCGACACGCTGCGTGCGGTGCCGATTGCGCGCTGTGGCCATCTTCCGCACGAGGAGCGGCCGGAGGCGGTCAACGCCTTGCTGCTGGAGTTCCTCAGCGGCTGGGCTGGATGA
- a CDS encoding AraC family transcriptional regulator, which produces MNPNLIELRRLAAHAENRRTDTGIPRVAMVQGEIPEHQLAAVYDPMINLILTGSKTMTVGDRTLRYDPATYFVMSVDLPAVGSVHPAETGEPYLAVSLTLEPAIVANLLADLPKPAGGDLYSPGFSIAPVTDELLDAWVRMLRLMERPADIAALAPAYEREILYRVLQGPHGWMLRDIASPGTALSRVGVAIQWIRENFTRPLRVEALAAMAALSVSAFHRHFKAVTALSPLQYQKRIRLLRARSLLIAGEGNATSVAFGVGYESATQFSREYSRFFGMPPSKDALQLVRARPSVPA; this is translated from the coding sequence ATGAACCCAAACCTGATCGAGCTGCGGCGTCTGGCCGCGCACGCCGAGAACCGGCGCACCGACACGGGCATCCCCCGGGTGGCGATGGTGCAGGGCGAGATCCCGGAGCATCAGTTGGCAGCCGTCTATGATCCGATGATCAACCTGATTCTGACGGGATCAAAGACGATGACCGTCGGCGATCGTACGCTGCGCTACGATCCAGCGACCTATTTCGTGATGTCTGTCGATCTGCCCGCCGTGGGATCGGTCCATCCGGCCGAGACCGGCGAGCCCTATCTGGCGGTCAGTCTCACCCTCGAGCCGGCGATCGTTGCCAATCTGCTCGCCGACCTGCCCAAACCTGCCGGGGGCGATCTCTACAGCCCGGGCTTCTCGATCGCGCCCGTGACGGACGAGTTGCTCGATGCCTGGGTGCGGATGCTTCGCCTCATGGAGCGGCCCGCCGACATCGCCGCGCTCGCGCCCGCCTATGAGCGCGAAATCCTCTACCGCGTCCTGCAAGGCCCGCACGGCTGGATGCTGCGGGACATCGCGTCGCCTGGCACCGCACTGTCGCGTGTCGGCGTCGCAATTCAGTGGATCCGGGAGAATTTCACCCGGCCGCTCCGGGTCGAGGCGCTCGCCGCGATGGCGGCATTGAGCGTTTCCGCCTTCCATCGCCACTTCAAGGCGGTGACGGCGTTGAGCCCGCTCCAGTACCAGAAGCGGATCCGGTTACTCCGCGCGCGGTCTCTGCTGATCGCCGGGGAAGGAAACGCTACCTCGGTCGCGTTCGGCGTCGGCTACGAGAGCGCCACGCAGTTCAGTCGGGAATATTCCCGCTTCTTTGGAATGCCTCCTTCCAAGGACGCGCTCCAGCTAGTCCGTGCTAGGCCCTCCGTGCCCGCTTAG
- a CDS encoding carboxymuconolactone decarboxylase family protein, whose translation MRLAPISPADLRNDQKPLFDAMTEGVAAKYSDFITSRDDGALLGPWNAWLHDPELGTAFWGATQAMTKAKRIPDDARQVAILVTGAHFGAAYEIYAHGRVAQARHAMSDRTLSALVAGQRPDDLNDDQAAAHDLAAALLRGGVLPAPIYDQAIRRFGQAGTNELIYLVGHYCFVSMTLNGFAIPVPE comes from the coding sequence ATGCGCCTTGCCCCCATTTCCCCTGCCGATCTGCGCAATGACCAGAAGCCATTGTTCGATGCCATGACGGAGGGCGTCGCCGCCAAATATTCGGACTTCATCACGTCGCGCGACGATGGAGCGCTGCTTGGCCCCTGGAATGCGTGGCTGCACGATCCCGAACTGGGCACCGCTTTCTGGGGCGCGACGCAGGCGATGACCAAGGCCAAGCGCATTCCGGACGATGCGCGCCAGGTGGCGATCCTCGTGACAGGCGCGCATTTTGGGGCGGCTTACGAAATCTACGCGCACGGCCGGGTCGCGCAGGCCAGGCATGCCATGAGCGATCGAACGCTGTCCGCCCTTGTTGCCGGCCAGCGTCCTGACGATCTGAACGATGACCAAGCGGCCGCGCATGATCTTGCGGCCGCCTTGCTGCGCGGAGGCGTGCTGCCGGCACCCATTTATGATCAGGCCATCCGACGCTTCGGCCAGGCCGGCACGAATGAACTTATCTATCTCGTCGGCCATTATTGTTTTGTGTCGATGACCCTCAACGGCTTCGCGATACCGGTGCCCGAATGA
- a CDS encoding SDR family NAD(P)-dependent oxidoreductase, translated as MAIVTGASSGIGAGIAKAFGAEGASVIVNYAASKDGADAVVASITANGGTAVAVQADMASSADVIRLFETVVADHGRLDILVNNAGVAQFEMADGLTEDAFHRQFNVNVLGYFLAIREAVRHFGDGGGSIVNISSILSTHPSPGTSIYAATKGAVDTMTYALARELGPRGIRVNAIMPGYTNTRATEGNFAGELGDRLLAETPLGRFGEPEDIAPTAVFLASDDAHWISGESIRATGGARGV; from the coding sequence GTGGCGATCGTCACCGGTGCGTCGAGCGGCATCGGCGCCGGCATCGCCAAGGCGTTCGGCGCCGAAGGCGCGAGCGTGATCGTGAATTACGCTGCCAGCAAGGACGGCGCCGACGCCGTCGTCGCATCGATTACGGCGAACGGCGGCACGGCTGTTGCCGTACAGGCGGACATGGCCAGTTCGGCGGATGTCATTCGGCTGTTCGAGACGGTCGTCGCCGACCATGGGCGGCTGGACATCCTCGTCAACAACGCTGGCGTTGCCCAGTTCGAGATGGCCGACGGCCTCACCGAAGACGCCTTTCACAGGCAGTTCAACGTGAATGTGCTCGGCTATTTCCTCGCGATCCGCGAGGCCGTCCGGCATTTTGGCGATGGGGGCGGCAGCATCGTCAATATCAGCTCGATCCTCAGCACCCATCCGTCGCCCGGCACCAGCATCTATGCCGCGACCAAGGGCGCGGTCGACACCATGACCTATGCGTTGGCGCGCGAACTCGGGCCGCGCGGCATCCGGGTCAACGCGATCATGCCGGGCTATACCAACACGCGCGCGACCGAAGGCAATTTCGCGGGCGAACTCGGCGACCGGCTCCTGGCCGAAACACCTCTCGGGCGCTTCGGCGAACCGGAGGACATCGCGCCGACCGCCGTGTTCTTGGCGTCTGACGATGCGCACTGGATCAGCGGGGAATCGATCAGGGCAACTGGCGGCGCGCGCGGCGTCTAA
- the arsH gene encoding arsenical resistance protein ArsH — MSRVRVLSDPYHLPALDRSFVIDRPALGLGADQPPPRILLLYGSLRERSFSRLCVEEAARLLQLFGAETRIFDPSDLPLPDQAAGDNHPAVHELRELSMWSEGHVWCSPERHGQITGVMKTQIDHLPLSMGGMRPTQGRTLAVMQVSAGSQSFNSVNTLRLLGRWMRMFTIPNQSSVAMAYEEFGDDNRMHPSSYYDRIVDVMEELVRTTVLMRPHVAQLVDRYSERKESGMPVAREDHSAIAIGR, encoded by the coding sequence ATGAGCCGCGTCCGCGTCCTGTCCGATCCCTACCATCTGCCCGCCCTCGACCGATCCTTCGTCATCGACCGGCCGGCGCTAGGCCTCGGTGCCGACCAGCCGCCGCCACGCATCCTGCTGCTCTACGGATCGCTGCGCGAGCGGTCCTTCTCAAGGCTCTGCGTCGAGGAGGCCGCCCGCCTGCTGCAGCTGTTCGGCGCCGAGACCCGAATCTTCGATCCGTCCGACTTGCCGCTGCCCGACCAGGCGGCGGGCGACAACCATCCCGCTGTTCACGAGCTGCGCGAGTTGTCGATGTGGAGCGAGGGACACGTCTGGTGCAGCCCCGAGCGGCACGGCCAGATCACGGGCGTGATGAAGACCCAGATCGACCACCTGCCGCTGTCGATGGGTGGCATGCGCCCAACTCAGGGCCGCACGCTCGCCGTCATGCAGGTGTCGGCCGGATCGCAGTCCTTCAATAGCGTCAACACACTGCGCCTGCTCGGCCGCTGGATGCGGATGTTCACGATCCCGAACCAGAGCTCGGTTGCGATGGCCTATGAGGAATTCGGCGATGACAATCGGATGCATCCGTCCAGCTATTACGACCGGATCGTCGACGTGATGGAGGAACTCGTGCGGACGACTGTGCTGATGCGCCCGCACGTCGCCCAGCTCGTCGACCGTTATTCCGAGCGTAAGGAGAGCGGCATGCCGGTCGCACGTGAGGACCATTCGGCGATCGCGATCGGACGGTAG
- a CDS encoding SDR family NAD(P)-dependent oxidoreductase, with translation MKIIIITGGSRGIGASAARLCARDGMGVILTYNSNPASADAVVTEIEAQGGKAVALKLDVADKSSFPAFRDAVSVALKDRWGRTDFDGLVNNAGYGLFNPIATVTEAEFDGLFAVHLKGPFFLTQALLPIMADGGHILNVASATTRVATAGVAPYASFKGGLEVLTRYMAKEFGDRRIRANSIAPGAIRTDLGGGLNDEFEAMLAGQTALGRVGEPDDVGGAIAGLFSDHSRWVNAQSIEIAGGYII, from the coding sequence ATGAAGATCATCATCATCACCGGCGGAAGCCGAGGCATCGGGGCCAGCGCCGCCCGGCTTTGCGCCAGGGACGGCATGGGCGTCATCCTCACCTATAACAGCAATCCAGCTTCAGCCGATGCGGTCGTGACCGAGATCGAAGCACAGGGTGGCAAGGCCGTTGCCCTCAAGCTGGACGTTGCCGACAAGTCGTCCTTCCCGGCCTTCCGCGATGCCGTCAGCGTCGCGCTGAAGGATCGGTGGGGTCGCACAGACTTCGACGGTCTCGTCAACAACGCCGGCTACGGCCTGTTCAATCCCATCGCGACCGTGACGGAAGCCGAGTTCGACGGCCTGTTCGCGGTGCATCTGAAAGGCCCGTTCTTCCTCACCCAGGCGCTTCTGCCGATCATGGCGGACGGTGGGCACATCTTGAACGTGGCGAGCGCCACCACCCGCGTCGCGACCGCCGGTGTCGCCCCCTATGCCAGCTTCAAGGGCGGGCTCGAGGTGCTGACCCGCTATATGGCGAAGGAGTTCGGCGATCGGCGCATCCGCGCCAATTCGATCGCGCCGGGCGCCATCCGCACTGACTTGGGCGGCGGTCTCAACGACGAGTTCGAAGCCATGCTGGCCGGACAGACGGCGCTGGGCCGGGTCGGCGAGCCGGACGATGTCGGTGGCGCGATCGCGGGGCTGTTCTCGGATCACAGCCGTTGGGTCAATGCGCAGTCGATCGAAATCGCCGGCGGCTACATCATCTGA
- a CDS encoding trans-acting enoyl reductase family protein, giving the protein MTKLMIYGAAGYTGRMAAANARSHGLDLVLAGRVKDETRLVILAEELGAEYRLFSVDDRAVAMAALNDVGVLLNCAGPFMRTAEPLMRACLATGVHYLDIAAEMDSYRLAETLDDEARAAGVMLLPGSGGSVAMLGSLAGHAATRVAAPAKLSIALHVTGGFSRGSAISASENVTTETLHRVDGKLVSRSAEEVRAFDFGKGPMPSFPVTLPDLITIWRATDIPNIETFLHVSEGAFPEGDLAAMPDGPTPEQREANRYQAVVEVTAEDGTVVRSILDTVNGYTFTTIAAAEAARRVLGGEARPGFQTPAMLFGNGFAETIADTSIIDL; this is encoded by the coding sequence ATGACGAAACTGATGATCTATGGCGCTGCCGGCTACACCGGCCGCATGGCCGCCGCCAACGCCCGGAGCCATGGCCTGGACCTCGTCCTTGCCGGCCGGGTGAAGGACGAGACCAGGCTCGTCATTCTCGCCGAGGAACTGGGTGCGGAATATCGTCTGTTCTCCGTCGATGATCGCGCGGTCGCCATGGCCGCACTGAATGATGTTGGCGTCCTCCTGAACTGCGCGGGGCCCTTCATGCGCACCGCCGAACCGTTGATGCGGGCGTGCCTGGCGACGGGCGTCCATTATCTCGACATCGCCGCCGAGATGGACAGCTACCGGCTCGCCGAAACGCTTGATGATGAGGCGCGCGCGGCAGGCGTCATGCTGCTGCCCGGTAGCGGGGGAAGCGTTGCGATGCTCGGTTCGCTGGCTGGGCATGCCGCCACACGCGTGGCGGCGCCCGCCAAGCTCAGCATCGCGCTGCATGTCACTGGCGGCTTCTCCCGTGGGTCGGCCATCAGCGCCAGCGAGAATGTGACGACCGAGACCCTTCACCGCGTCGATGGAAAGCTGGTCAGCCGGAGCGCCGAGGAGGTCCGTGCATTCGATTTCGGCAAGGGGCCGATGCCGTCCTTCCCGGTGACATTACCGGATCTCATCACGATCTGGCGCGCCACCGACATTCCGAACATCGAGACCTTCCTGCATGTGTCGGAGGGGGCCTTTCCTGAGGGAGATCTGGCTGCGATGCCCGATGGCCCGACGCCCGAGCAACGCGAAGCCAATCGCTATCAGGCGGTCGTCGAAGTGACGGCGGAGGATGGCACCGTCGTTCGTTCGATCCTCGATACGGTGAATGGCTACACCTTCACGACGATCGCAGCGGCAGAGGCAGCGCGGCGTGTCCTAGGCGGCGAGGCGCGTCCGGGCTTCCAGACCCCGGCGATGCTGTTCGGCAACGGCTTTGCCGAGACAATCGCCGACACCAGCATCATCGATCTGTGA